The following are encoded in a window of Naumovozyma castellii chromosome 8, complete genome genomic DNA:
- the IZH2 gene encoding PAQR-type receptor (ancestral locus Anc_6.27), whose product MTKNLQQRVALTSTSTSTKTTIDDDNVSIKHTKKTTTIRKLYTWDEIPEWQKDNEHIIAGYVRETNSFRRCFDSLFYIHNETGNVYSHLVPGVVFFLTMLFDKYAIVSFETTTFTDYLIINLFFLGAFTCLILSSTFHCFKSHSLKIATFGNKLDYLGIVVLIVTSMISILFYGFYDNGPFFYGFSLLTLSFGSACAIVSLKDKFRSREWRPYRAGLFVAFGLSAVLPILTGVMYYGPHETWTRIQLKWVVLEGVFYIFGAFLYGIRFPEKYVNGTFDIWGHSHQIFHLLVVVAAFCHLKALLGSYELVHMNL is encoded by the coding sequence ATGACAAAAAACCTACAACAGAGAGTGGCCTTAACGTCAACCTCAACAAGTACGAAAACAACTATTGACGACGATAATGTATCCATCAAACACACAAAGAAGACAACAACTATAAGAAAGTTGTATACTTGGGATGAAATACCGGAATGGCAAAAGGACAATGAACATATTATTGCTGGATACGTTAGAGAAACCAACAGTTTCAGGAGATGTTTTGATAGTTTATTTTATATCCACAACGAAACAGGGAATGTCTATTCTCATCTCGTCCCAGGAGTAGTTTTTTTTCTCACCATGCTATTTGACAAATATGCCATTGTATCATTTGAGACTACCACTTTTACTGATTATCTGATtatcaatttatttttccttgGTGCATTCACATGTTTAATTCTAAGCAGCACATTCCATTGTTTCAAGAGTCACTCTTTAAAGATTGCGacatttggaaataaatTAGATTATTTAGGTATTGTTGTCCTTATTGTTACCTCCATGATTAGTATATTATTCTACGGGTTTTATGATAATGGACCATTCTTTTATGGCTTTTCTTTATTAACTCTATCCTTTGGAAGCGCATGCGCTATTGTTTCCCTAAAGGATAAGTTTCGTTCAAGAGAATGGAGGCCTTATAGAGCAGGCCTTTTTGTTGCTTTTGGATTATCTGCTGTTCTTCCAATATTAACGGGTGTTATGTATTATGGTCCACACGAGACATGGACACGTATCCAATTGAAATGGGTAGTTCTTGAAGGAGTGTTCTACATCTTTGGGGCCTTTTTGTATGGTATTAGATTCCCGGAAAAATATGTAAATGGGACGTTTGACATTTGGGGTCATTCGCATCAGATATTCCACCTCCtcgttgttgttgctgccTTCTGTCATTTGAAGGCTTTATTGGGGAGTTACGAGTTAGTTCACAtgaatctttaa
- the NCAS0H01520 gene encoding uncharacterized protein: MYTASVSSHVSSAATPSLAHNSHHVSSAPTPSSAATGHQVSSTPTQTSAAAGHHVSSSANSRDVTFAATPSSTVNNRHVSSSVAPPSVAYANHVYFKKLNRRFKRKVLQLLKDAPKYDLSEICSDYGRFAIFQNPVNFEVSFCHPHTSFESDLCDNIYTELNNVFREKITEAITVDSAFDLRTHCRYYLKYHKGIENDKKVKESKALINCTSNSLHSNFSDNSSSEDQINCTIPTFRKVTVNEIIKKYGEGGLTDKALLKSLQLRESEDLVQEQQGRNHRNHHRHQVQQQEISSNNHRHHHNRRNHANRNNREDLSRHRHEHHCDIEEGLEYTSIDSTENPDPPLTGAILEFYSRVTGCLTN, from the coding sequence ATGTACACTGCAAGTGTTTCTTCCCACGTTTCATCTGCAGCTACACCATCTCTTGCTCACAATAGCCACCATGTCTCCTCTGCTCCTACTCCATCTTCTGCTGCTACTGGTCACCAAGTCTCCTCTACTCCTACACAGACATCTGCTGCTGCTGGTCATCATGTTTCCTCTTCTGCCAATAGCCGTGACGTCACATTTGCTGCTACACCATCTTCTACTGTCAATAATCGCCATGTCTCATCTTCTGTTGCCCCACCTTCTGTTGCCTATGCTAACCATGTCTATTTCAAAAAGCTTAACCGTAGGTTCAAGCGTAAAGTCCtacaattattgaaagatgcaCCAAAATATGATCTATCTGAAATCTGTAGTGATTATGGCAGATTTGCCATATTCCAAAATCCTGTGAACTTTGAAGTATCTTTTTGTCATCCTCATACTTCGTTTGAATCTGATCTTTGTGACAATATTTACACTGAGTTGAATAATGTATTCAGGGAAAAGATCACCGAAGCCATAACTGTTGACTCAGCATTCGACTTGAGGACCCATTGTAGATATTATCTTAAGTATCACAAAGGTATAGAAAACGACAAAAAGGTAAAAGAAAGTAAGGCACTAATTAATTGTACTTCTAATTCTTTACATTCAAACTTCTCTGACAATTCGTCAAGTGAAGATCAGATTAACTGTACAATTCCAACATTCAGGAAAGTAACcgttaatgaaattatcaaaaagTACGGTGAAGGTGGATTGACTGATAAAGCACTATTAAAATCTTTACAACTTCGTGAGTCTGAAGATTTAGTGCAAGAGCAACAAGGTCGTAACCACCGCAACCATCACCGCCATCAAGTGCAACAACAGGAGATTAGCAGCAACAATCACCGTCACCACCACAATCGTCGCAATCATGCGAACAGAAACAACCGCGAGGACCTTTCTAGACACAGACACGAACACCACTGTGACATAGAAGAAGGTCTCGAATATACCAGTATCGATTCAACCGAGAATCCGGATCCGCCATTGACTGGGGCTATCTTGGAATTTTATTCTCGGGTAACAGGCTGCTTGACTAACTGA
- the SSZ1 gene encoding ribosome-associated complex protein SSZ1 (ancestral locus Anc_5.335) has product MSSPVIGISFGNTSSSIAYINPKNDVDVIANPDGERSIPSVLSYVGEDEYHGGQAFQQLVRNPKNTIINFRDFIGLPFDKCDVSKCENGAPVVDIDGKAGFVIARGEGKEERITVDEVVSRHLNRLKLAAEDYIGQTISQTILTVPTDFTTEQKDALAQAASKIGLKIVQFINEPSASLLAHVEQFPTEKDANVVVADFGGVRSDAAVIAIRNGVFTILATAHDNKLGGDNLDAELIEYFAKDFESKNKANPRKNARSMAKLRANAIITKKTLSNATSATISIDSLADGFDYHASINRMRYELTANKVFAQFSNFIDSVITKAGLDPLDINAVLLAGGVSFTPKLSTNLEYTLPESVEILGPNNKNASSNPNELSASGAALQARLVADYDTDELKEALQPVIVNTLHLQKDIGLVDATGAFVPVLSKETYYPVQKKLLLKKVSGDFLIGVYEGDSHIEERTIEPETKDEKAADGEDSESEWSDDELEIVRERKYTLGTKLMELGVKGVKNGLEIVFNINKEGVLRVTARDLKTSQVVKGEL; this is encoded by the coding sequence ATGTCCTCCCCAGTAATTGGTATTTCCTTTGGGAACACATCCTCCTCGATCGCCTACATTAACCCTAAAAACGACGTCGATGTCATCGCTAACCCAGACGGTGAACGTTCCATCCCATCCGTCCTATCCTACGTCGGTGAAGATGAATACCATGGTGGTCAAGCTTTCCAACAATTAGTGAGAAACCCAAAAAATACTATCATTAACTTCCGTGATTTCATCGGTTTACCTTTTGATAAATGTGATGTATCCAAATGTGAAAATGGGGCACCAGTGGTAGACATTGATGGTAAGGCTGGGTTCGTTATCGCTAGAGGTGAAGGTAaggaagaaagaataaCTGTTGATGAAGTCGTCTCCAGACATTTGAACAGACTAAAGTTGGCAGCTGAAGATTACATTGGTCAAACTATTTCACAAACTATCTTGACTGTCCCTACTGATTTCACTACTGAGCAAAAGGATGCTTTGGCTCAAGCCGCTTCTAAAATTGGATTAAAGATTGTTCAATTCATAAATGAACCATCTGCCTCCCTTTTGGCTCATGTGGAACAATTCCCAACGGAAAAGGATGCTAACGTTGTCGTCGCTGATTTCGGTGGTGTTAGATCAGATGCTGCAGTCATTGCCATTCGTAATGGTGTCTTCACCATCTTAGCTACTGCTCACGACAACAAATTGGGTGGTGATAATCTAGATGctgaattaattgaatattttgctAAGGATTTTGAATCCAAGAATAAGGCAAACCCAAGAAAGAATGCTAGATCCATGGCTAAATTGAGAGCTAATGCCATTATTACCAAGAAAACCTTATCTAACGCCACATCTGCTACCATCTCCATTGATTCCCTAGCAGATGGTTTCGATTACCATGCTTCCATCAACAGAATGAGATACGAATTAACCGCAAACAAAGTCTTTGCTCAATTCTCTAACTTCATCGATTCAGTCATTACCAAGGCTGGTTTGGATCCATTAGACATAAACGCTGTCCTATTGGCTGGTGGTGTCTCCTTCACTCCAAAATTGTCCACCAATTTGGAATACACATTACCAGAATCTGTGGAAATTCTAGGTccaaacaataaaaatgCTTCTAGTAATCCAAATGAATTATCTGCCTCCGGTGCCGCTTTACAAGCAAGATTAGTCGCTGATTATGATACTGATGAATTGAAGGAAGCTTTACAACCAGTCATCGTTAACACTTTACATTTACAAAAGGATATCGGGTTAGTGGATGCTACCGGTGCCTTTGTACCAGTCTTATCTAAGGAAACTTACTACCCAGTCCAAAAGAAACtacttttgaagaaggtcAGTGGTGATTTCTTGATTGGTGTTTACGAAGGTGATTCTcacattgaagaaagaactATTGAACCAGAAACCAAGGATGAAAAGGCCGCTGATGGGGAAGACAGTGAAAGTGAATGGTCCGATGATGAACTAGAAATTGTTAGAGAAAGAAAGTATACTTTAGGCACTAAGCTAATGGAACTAGGTGTCAAGGGTGTTAAGAATGGGTTGGAAattgttttcaatatcaacaaGGAAGGTGTCTTGAGAGTCACTGCTAGAGATTTGAAGACTAGCCAAGTAGTTAAGGGCGAATTATAA
- the PAN5 gene encoding 2-dehydropantoate 2-reductase PAN5 (ancestral locus Anc_5.334): MTLASRPIVHILGLGSMGTVLAVDLIRFTNALVVPLFRSQEKLETFQKTAHSKIGLRKIYLEEKPLIECTVEKAECPETFGGEPIENLVITTKTYQTKEAITPYLPYITPNTNLILIQNGLGVLEVLKEEIFPDAAKRPNLFQGVISHGVYQESGFTYVHAGWVGMQIARLPWNENELIQKSSLVEKDSSENALVQLLMGQRFAKEFGMKHTTYQEMLLGQLFKFLVNCCMNPVTAIVDCVNGEMKDHCGPVFQSIIAECLDILKVAYKPLFEYKVKYHGMSEYPKLDDSILTTENMTKEVIRIGCDLNARNSTSMRQDTLYLRETEVAYINGYVVTLAKRLNLSANVNKTIVELVQLRLGLNRTRATQGDWRS; this comes from the coding sequence ATGACGTTAGCCAGTAGACCTATTGTACACATTCTAGGACTAGGGTCCATGGGGACCGTCCTAGCTGTTGATTTAATCAGATTCACCAATGCTCTGGTTGTCCCATTATTCAGATCTCAAGAAAAACTTGAAACATTCCAAAAGACAGCTCACTCCAAAATTGGCCTAAGAAAGATCTACCTAGAGGAGAAGCCTTTAATTGAATGTACAGTCGAGAAGGCTGAATGTCCAGAAACTTTTGGTGGTGAAcccattgaaaatttagtCATAACTACAAAAACTTATCAAACTAAGGAGGCAATTACTCCTTACTTACCTTATATTACACCAAACACCAATTTAATCTTAATTCAAAATGGTCTGGGGGTGTTGGAAGTCTTGAAGGAGGAAATTTTCCCAGATGCTGCCAAAAGACCTAATTTATTCCAAGGTGTTATATCTCATGGAGTTTATCAAGAATCAGGATTTACCTACGTCCATGCTGGTTGGGTTGGTATGCAGATTGCTAGATTGCCGTggaatgaaaatgaattgattcaaaagTCAAGTTTAGTCGAAAAGGATTCCTCTGAAAACGCCTTAGTTCAATTGTTGATGGGACAACGTTTCGCCAAGGAATTTGGTATGAAACATACAACATATCAAGAAATGTTATTAGGtcaattatttaaatttttggttAATTGCTGCATGAATCCCGTGACAGCCATTGTTGATTGTGTTAATGGTGAAATGAAAGATCATTGTGGTCCAGTTTTCCAATCAATTATAGCTGAGTGTTTGGATATTCTAAAGGTCGCATACAAACCTCTATTTGAATATAAGGTAAAATACCATGGTATGTCCGAATATCCTAAATTGGACGATTCCATTTTGACTACTGAGAACATGACAAAAGAGGTCATCCGTATCGGTTGTGACCTCAATGCCAGAAATAGTACGTCAATGAGACAGGATACTTTATATCTGAGAGAAACTGAAGTGGCTTACATTAATGGGTACGTCGTAACATTAGCCAAGAGGCTCAATTTAAGTGCCAATGTTAACAAGACCATTGTGGAGCTCGTCCAATTAAGACTCGGATTAAACAGAACCAGAGCAACTCAAGGAGACTGGAGAAGTTGA